Genomic segment of Juglans microcarpa x Juglans regia isolate MS1-56 chromosome 7S, Jm3101_v1.0, whole genome shotgun sequence:
TACCCAACTTTGACAAAGAGGGGTGGTGTCATTTCTGTACTCAAGTTGCAACAGATAGCAACCTTGCTTTCATATTACTCACATTCCAAGAacatctccctccctctctcgagtgatgataatatatatatacatatggtaAGAATTTCTTTTATAGATTAATAAGGCATAGCAGAATATTAATTCAGTACCTTGTTTAGGATCTTCAATGGAATTGTTACACGTGTTTGGTCATCCGGACTCCAAATACTTCTAGTATATTACTAAGAGCACTAAGCTAatacatctttaaaatttaaagaaacgtagataaaatgatctatatcgacttttttaaaaagtaaaatcttgAACTATGAGTTACAGTAATTTTcagtatatatttaaatttgaagatatattgttcatcttcaaaagtaatattttattgtaaattaccCTAATTActttacttttcaattttcatttttcacgaTTTTCATTTCTTCCGAACGctttttcactttcatttttatgttcagttttgaaatatttgaaggaagaaatattattattaattaacatatagttagtgtaattgtaaaatgtgaaaaaaaataaaaatattattattaaaagaataatattgtattattattttaactaatataaGGTAAGATTATGATTAGAAAGGTTTTAGATTTATGtaaaacatgtacttttcatcaatttttgaaaaaagttttgatgaagttaatgctaatgctctaaaaCATACTAGCAATTCTATGACACCCCATAAGCCTGATTTTCAAATGAGAGAACAAGATTcgaatcttaaaaaaaaaaaaaaaaaaaaaaatcaaatttaaaagagaTTTTCCTTGATTTTTTAGTGCACTTTACTTAAAAGGGGTGGAGGAGGGGCAATGTATAATCCCCTCCACATAAACATTTCAAAtttccatcatttttcttatgaaagaaagaaatggaacaAATACATTGAACATTTTTTACTGTACggtcagtatatatatatatatacacatagtATGTATATCATTTGTTTTATCATTATCATCTCAACAtttcatgatgtgacattaaataattaacCTATAAATTAAGCATAACAAATAGTctctaataatttaataagatgtaataaaatggtgaaaaaatgataataaaaagaaCGGTGGGTACGTAACATTACTcacacgcgcgcgcgcgcacacatatatatatatatatatatatatacatccacacatatatatgaaattatgaaggtTGGTTGGCATGTATTTGGCCAACAAATTGTGGTCAATAGGTGCAACgactaattatttttagatcGTCGTTCTTCGATTATCTCCAACTGTTCAATCAAAGTGGTAGGACCAACAGCTTACCAAAATAGTACTGCTATTGTATGTGAGTCAATGAATTCCCTTTTGGCATGATGCTATCTTCACTGTTTATTATGTTTAGGTACGGGGGACGATGTGAAACATCCGGGGATCGAAATCCCAGACtccaatttattttaaagaaaaaagaaaggaacaaaaaatgaatttgagatttgagattATAATTCATTTGATTTTGGCCCCAAGTGGTggtgtttctttcttttatatatttcaattttggcCAAATAAGTGGTTGACTTTATAAAGGAAATGTATTTTATACATTGAAATCTTACACAGCtctcaaataaaatagagaacATGTCAGATAGAAAAACAATGCAATATGATGATTGAAATAACACATGCTCAAACTCTAACCTATCAATTTCATTGTTCTTCataatttctatattttccAAAAGTTAAAACTTCCTGTTGTATTTAAACCCGTGATAATTTGTGATGAACTCACAAGAAAAAAGTGGAGCcaagaccatatatatatatatatatcagaaaaTATTACTTCCAATATTACAGTATCCACAATGATGTTCTGCAACTAGAAAATGGTATGAAAATCTGGAGCTGTGGTTGAAGATGAATCAGAAAACTTCTTACTCTGTCTTTCATGTCTCATCACCTGAAATTTTGTCATGGTTATAGGGATAATTACACATGGATGAGAACAACACTTTTTCAACTGGAAAAATGAATACTTTTATGTAGGTGACGTCTCTTATTCAGTCGCTGCATTATTGTGGATAACAACATCAACAGACACTCTGCCTCTCACTCTGTCATATCAAAATGATTGCAAGAATAACCCTATATGGTTCATGTTCTTCATcctttttaataaatgaattattttggtGGGTACTTCGGCAAGAAGAGTTGAAAGCTCGAATCCTCTGTTTACAGCTGTACTCATCATAATCACAAATAATCCAAGCTGTGGATTACAGCCAGTCCATCTCAGCGATTTTCAAAGTAGCCAGTAACataatgtttaaaaagaaaacacagaCAGATACCTGGTTATCTGATTTCCCTTCTGCCTCAAAACCTGGAGTCTGCTTCTCTGATACTGTCTGTGACATCTCAACTGATTACACCTCCTGCTTCTGCTTCGTTTTGGCAAACTTTTTTGCCCGCAACACCTTCATAACCTCTACAAAACCAGCAGTCAACATCTAAAGCTATTCAATCAAACCGAGAACAGAATACAGATTCTCCAACTAATCAGAATTTCAAACACAAGCCGTATGAGTGTGCCTCTTTACCAGTTATATCGCCATTGCAATACAATCTCATCGCTCATGTGAAGAATATGCCATCATGTTtaacaacaaaatgaatataCCATCATGCTTAGAATACCAGTTTTGTCTCTGTCTCTTGTATGAATTCACCATTATATCCAGCAACCAGCTTAGAACAACAGACTCCAGGGCCATGTcattaatcattcaaaattGTATAATCTACATGGTTTCTTTTGACATATAAATGTGGTGAGAAGTacttctccctctctttggAGAAAGAATGCAACAAACAATTTGCATCTTGAGAAAATACAAAGAGATCAGGTTCTTTAGAACTTAAACTGGTGTTAATTTCCTATCGAGTCTCAATGCGTCACCAATAATCTCTGCATGAACATGAACCATCAACGAAACTATGAAATCGGTTGTTATCCCGAACAATTATCTCTCTTCCTGTAAATTTAGAAATCAGCTTAATGGCCTCATGGCAATCACCGCAGACACGGAGGTTTTTAACCACTCGAATCACATCTTTTGAAGATGTACTAATTAGACCAAATGCAATAGCCAGTTTCTCACTATGACAACCAAGGAAATgttccttctcctcctcttcaacGTCGAACAGGACAAAATCTGTACTTGGAACATAGCCTGCTGCTTTCAATTCCATAGCCAATTCATTGAGTTTTGCATATATCTTTTCTGACAAGTAGTGAGACTTGTCtcccacaagaaattcatgaacaACCCCATCTACTTCAATCCAACTACACCCTGGTATCTTTTGGATCCCTTTCTCATTCATGGTGGACCTCAGCAATGCTGCTTCATCCCATCTATGGCTTActgaataaatatttgataagagaacaTAATTTCCTGAGTTCCATGGTTCTAACTGAATGAGTTTCTTCAATACATGTTCTGCCAACTTGGTGTTTCGATGTAGCCTGCATCCACTTAACAAAGCTCCCCAAACAATAGCATTGGCCTCCACGGGCATACTTGTTATCAATTGATGAGCTTCATCTAATAATCCTGCACGACCTAGAAGATCCACCATACATCCATAATGCTCGATTGTAGGTGTCACGGAAAATACGAGGTCCATGCTATTGAAATATCGACGACCCTCATCAACTAGACCTGCATGGGTACACCCACAGAGAAGGCCAATGAAAGTGTTTCCATCAGGCTGAATCCCAGTTTTCTCGATTTGGGCAAATAGTCCAAATGCGGCTTTGACATGCCCATTCATACTAAGCCCTGATATGATGGCATTCCAGACAACTCGGTCTTTTTCCTTCATCCCTTTAAAGACTTCCCAGCCTTGAACCATGCTCCCACATTTTGCATACATATCAATCAACGCTGTACCAAGAACAGGGTTAGTTAAAAACTCATTCCTATCCATCAGCCGACTTGCCCAGTCCCCCAAGTCTAGCGCACCTAACCTTGCACAAGCAGAAAGAACTCCAACCATTGCATAACGATCAGGTTTCAGGTTTTCTCTCCGCATCTGGAAGAAAAGGTCCAGAGCTTCTTTAGGGAGTCCATTTAGCGCATAATTCTGAATCATGGTGCTCCATGTAACTATATCCTTCTCGCTCATCCTGTCAAAGACACACCGCGCTTTCTCCATGTCTCCACACTTGGCGTACATGTCCACTAAAGAAGTAGCCACAAATACATTCCTCCCCATGCCAATCTCTGCCATGTATCCATCTATCCACGCTCCACTTCTCAAGTCCCCTAGTTGAGTGCACGCGGACAAAACCTTAACAATGGTAAAACTGTCAGGCTGCAAGCCCATCTCCAGCAACATCTGAAACATGTCAATAGCTTCCCCATACTGACCAACACCGATGTACCCACTAATGATTGCTGTCCAACAGACGACATTCTTCTCCGGAATATCGTCGAAAATCTTACGTGCGTGTCCCATATAGCCGCAACTAGCATACGAGCAGAGCAAACTGGTTTTCACATAGACATCGTCGTCGAACCCCTCTTTCACCACGAGGGTATGAATCTTCACCCCCAGTTGAAAATCCAAAAGTCTAGCGCATGCCTTAAGAACAAAAGGAAAAGTGAAACAGTTGGGCAAGAATCCCTCTCTCCGCATCATACAATAATATTCAATGGTATCGTGGAAGCAGTCGTTGGAAACCAATCCCCGGACCATCGTGTTCCAGAGAAAAATGTTGGGTTCTCTGGCTTGGTCGAATACAATCCGCGTGTAATGAGTTTCACCAAGATGCAAGCCGCGGCGCAAGACCATGTTGAGGAGATAGTTGTCCTGGTCGAGGCCAAGACGGAGAATGTGGGCGTGGACGTGCTTGAGGTGTTTGAAGGAGTTGAAGCCTTGAAGGAGGGTTTTCTTGATCTCCAAGACCTTGGAAAATGCTACAGAGGTTGGGTTGGCGAAGATGGCCATGACCCTCACTGTCGCTGTTGGTGACGCCTCTTCTCATCGATAGAGTGAATGCAGTCTCAGGCAACCTTCGGTCATCATGTTGTGCTGGCCGACAACAGGAGGCAATGTCAAAGAGAGCTGCTAGTTACAGTCCATATACCCAAGCCCGTGTACTCCAATTGTCTGTCTTTTGTCCGTGTCAGTATTGGTAGAGTGACCAAAATGTCCTGCTGCCCAAAAATCGTATAAAGCAATTTTGAGTATTTTGCCGCTGCCCAGTCGCATTCTGATTTCTCTCTGCGCCGTTCGAAATCCAGCGCCGTGGTCAGCTCTTCCGGGTTTGCGTCGTGGTCAGCTCCTCCACCACCGGCGTCGTCCTCAGTTCTCCACCTACATTTTTCCAGTAACGTAGACCCATTTAGCCGAGGTTCCTCTCATTTTTCCAGAAGCTTATTTTTGTTCAACACAGATTAAAAGGCATGTGCAGGAGTCAGGACAATGtggataatatttttcttaattcagAAAATTAATCAAATAGCCATTCGATATCAGAAAATTAATCAAATGGCTGGACGTATATGTTAATGGGATtatattacaaagtacaaaatacTGCAGTATGGTCAGCAAAGTCTTGCTAATCCTTGCATCAACCATCCTGTTGAATAATTTTTATGGATTCTGTCATTTCACCAATTCGGACTAAATAACGAGCTAATGAATCCCTTTCTTTTTGCCATTGGACTTCCCAATCCAATTCGTCGTAAcactcataatatatatatatatatatatatatatataacttggtGTATTAGATTAACAGAAAAGATAGATGATTCTGGAATGAGAAAATGTATCTGATACTGAAGTCTCTAAACATgctcttgttttgttttcaggTGTAGAAGGAACAATCGGTGTAAATTATGGCACAGTGGCAAACAATCTCCCTCCACCAGCCCAAGTTGCACATTTCCTCTTAGAATCAACCACCATTAACAGGGTCAGGCTCTTTGACGGCAACCCTGATATATTGCAGGCTTTTGCTCACACTGGGATTGAGCAAATACCCCACCTTACCAATCTAAGCTTTGCTCAACAATGGGTGAAAACGTATGTAGAATCTTACATACCCGCCACCGACCTAGTCCGAGTTTTGGTGGGGTGTAACACACCCAAAAAAGGCTAAGGGATAATCTCACTTCACAGTacctccaaaagaaaaagaagataaagaaaaaaattaatctttgtttacTGTTGGGATGCTCCTTCCATAGCAAAATTGCTTAGTACATATAACTCACTTAATGGACTGAAGCTTAAAAGCAATAAGAAGATAATACAGCACAATCTACAACTAGTCAAGACTACGGGCCTAAGCCCACTATTTAATACAACTTAAAGTCCAACTAATAATCTAAAGACTCAAATGTAAGATAAAAAGATAATTGAGGCCCATGGGCTACATGAAATGAATACTTCAAGCTGGGTTGTTACATTGCCGTTCCCTTCAAACAACCTTGTCCTCAGATAAAAAGATATGACTTAGCAGTTTCAACATAAATTACTCCACAATTCTTCTTCAAAGGGGCCGTAAAATGTTCTGCTTATTGTAAATTGGATGAaggaatatgaaagaaaaaacctaGTCGAAGTCATATGATACCATGATGTCCTCAGAGAATCCTTTGCCACAGAAAACCATGCTTTGTATTTTACAGCTAAATTTGATATAAACGACTTTTTCAAGTCAAACCCTTCCAGCAAACCTCGGTAATCAAATGACCCTCTTTCATTGTTATCCACTTCCGagctagtatttttttttttttttaactctagcTTGCAATAGGATGCCTAGACTTCCAGACTTAACTGCCTTTAATGCATCTTCATTCATTCCATTTTCGGTATATCTTCTAAACAAGGACTCCACACTTTCTCGAATAGCACCAAGTAAATTGCCAAATTCCCCAACAATGTCACTCTTATATTCCTGCTCTAGTGTATATCTTAGGGCAACGTCTGTGTATTGTGCAAGGTCTGTTCTTCTGTGTGCAGTGCCAGTAGTGTTCCCACCCTTCTCTGGTTTAAGCATTTCTAACAGTGTGAAAGCGACAAATTCAGGATGTGCTCCTTCTTTCCTTATATCCGATTCACTACTATCAACCTTGGCATTCACATTACTATAATTCTCTCGTCTGTTTTCAGTAACTTTATTGGCACTAACTGGTTCCAGCTTCCTTAACAGAGATATATCACTAAATGTATCCTTAACTCGCCCATTCCCCATTTTTAAGGATATATTTAGGTTAATCCTCAATTTCGACGGCCTTTCTCCACCATCATCGCTATTGAACAAATTTGGTTTTTTCAAGATAAAATTTGGAACACTACCTTTAGTTTTACCCATCGCCATCCCATGCGTCTGGCTTGGTTTCTTTATCTTCGGTGGCTCATCATCATCTTTAAGAGGGAATCCTTTCTTGGGAACACGTCGAACCAAATTCAAACCCAACAAACGTGATGATTGCACTTTTCTGCCCATTATCTCTTTTGTGAAGGGAGATTTGAAAAGGTGCAATGCTAGTCTTTCCCTCCAATCCACCTTTTGTTTACGAGAATCAGTTGCAAAATTACCTAGATCTGCGGTGTGGAGTTCTCGGCTGATGAAGGAAACCAAGGGTACGAGCACTGTGAGGAGAGTGAGAATTGTTAAAGGAAATCGAGATCCATCGCCTTGGTTCTAACAGATCTCGCCCACGGCAACGACTTTGATGCTCAAGGCTTTCACAATAGCACCATTTCCTTCCCCAAAGGCCAGGTAGAGCACAAATATTTGGGATTGTTGGGAAGAAGATGTCACCCACCCACCCCCACAAAACCAAATTGCCGTCATGGCAAATGGCGAGGCAGATGCGGCCGCCAGTGACGACAGGGCAGACAGACAGTGGGTTTAGGGACCTTGAGTCTCCTGATGGACATGCCTTGTGGGTTTCTTGTGATATTGGGTCTGGTCTAGCATGTTTTGTCTGGAACAAGGTTTTAGGATGAGGTTGGTGTTTGTTTTGGTGGTTGTTGAGCAGAGCTACCCGATCTCGATTTGGCTCCCGGTAGGACCTCCACGTAATGACTAAAGGTGGAAGGAAGGAAAGGAGGAGTGGTAGAGAATGGCGTTGAGACTGACGAGGTCCGAATTGAGCTTGGGGCCACTGGCGAGGATCTTGAGCTTGTAGAGCACTTCGACTGCGTGTTGAAAGAGGAGGTCCAGGTTGTTGCTGGCGCTCATGGGagaaagatgagggtgaggaaCAGAGACATTGGAAATTGCTACCACCTGGGTCAAACTCCCAAATATGAGAATCTGAGTGTGAAACTTGAGGCTGGAGCCGTAGTAATGCTGTATTCCAGCTTTGAGAAATCTCCAAATAACAACTCATTTTTCCCTCTGGTCCTTCTCTTGCTTTATTCACTTCTCTTCGGGCTCTATCCCTATGTTTGGAAATGCCGGTGTTGAGACTGGGCTTGAAAATCTCACGGTTACCTTTGATTGTTTCCCCCTTAGAAATCTCGATCTGGATCTGAGAGAGGTATTTTTGGTCGCAAGGCAGACTTGAGACTGGAAAGAAATTCTTTGGCTTTGTTGCTTCATTTTCATTTGCAGCTATGACAGTGGCAGATGGCGTAAAAATGGTTTCACCCTCGGTTGATTCTTGAACAATATTGTTGATTGCTGTAGAAATCTCATCCATGGCTGCGTCGATGGCTGCAttggtttctttttttcatagCAACAATCGTATCTCCAACCCTTTCAAGCTGCTGTTGAAACACTTCAcaactttgtttcatctaaaGAATTAATTCCATGATTAATTCAATGATTGATAACACAGAGACCGCTCtctctaataccaattgtaacaCACCCAAAAGAAGTTAAGGGATAATCTCAATTCAAGAGTGAGTaccttcgaaagaagaagaagatagaagaagaaaattgatctttgtttattgtttggatGCTCATTCCAGAGCAAAGTTGCTTAGTACATATAACTCACTTAATGAGCCTAAACATAAAAACAATAAGAAGATAATAAAGCACAATCTACAACTAGTCAAGACTATGGGCCTAAGCCCACTATTTAATACAACTTAAAGTCCAACTAATAATCTAAAGGCTCATATGTAAGATAAAAAGATAATTGAGGCCCATGGGCCACACAGAATGAACACTTCAAGCTGGGTTGTTATAGTGGACAACGATGGAGATGAAGGAACCTCTGTAAAGCATAAACAAATGTGAGTCAATGAAGATGGGGATAAACCTCTATCAGCATGAAAATGTAAGCATAAATCTCTCTTATGGAATGACCTTTGTAAGGCTCACGATGATGGGGATGAAAGTCAGGGCATAAGAAATTCAAAAGCTGCGTCTCAATTTGCTTACCTGTGAGAGGGACGGCGCTTATACCTGTTGGCAGAATGGAAGGGGACAACGCACGAGGGCTAGGTACCGGGGACAAATGACAAAACTTAGGAGGAAAGGGAAGGGTGGAGTTCAGTCTTGGGAGGAAGGGAGAGCAGTCTCTCACGAGAAAGGGAAAGGGTGAGGAAGGGTTTTGCTCTTCAAGCTCAAAGGAGTGAGACGACGTCTTGTTGAAGCCTAAATGAAACGTTGAGCCTAAATGAAACAGTGAGTTTTTGCCACCTTGGGCTTGTGCTTCAGTCCCCAACTGCCATAAGAATTTCTCATATTTACAAGCCCCTTAATTAGTGATATAAAAccgatttaaattttaaaatttatttttcaaattaaattatttttttaagtagaatTGTCCAATTTTGTTCACAGAACAATGCCAACAATACAATCTTTGTCTTTCTGTAAACAAGTTAAAACAAAATCAGGTGCCTCTTCTATCCACATcttctcaacatctaaatgtatAGTTGCTTTTGCTAAATTATGAGCTACTGTGTTTAAACTTCTATGTGCATGCTGCACCTTCCAGTCAGGCCAAACTTGTAGGAAGACCTTCATTTCTTCGATGATGCTTCCATGGTAGGTAAAATCTTCATTTGTGCCATTTACTGCATTAACAATAACCTATGCATCTCCCTCTAGTATCACTTTGTTGAAATTTAATTCATTGTAGATTTCTATTGTTTTCCTTTCCATCTCCTGCCCACTTCAATAATGGACTACAGTTTACTAGGcccaaaaattatttatgggtctaaaagtgattaaaaaaatatttttggacccaAATTGTTAATTTAAATTCGTGAATATGACTATAAATTTGCTaatgtatattttgtgtaagttgtagtgtGGTAAGGTGGCCCTTTTGTAGATTGCCTTCACAATACAAGTCACACTTAAGTAATGTGAGACTCTTGTATTGCCTTGGTAATATATAAAATCGTCACCCtactacactacaacttacacaaaatattaagtaaaagttatacttaatacatattattatatttatatatagtacaaataataaatatttataaatatgtatccACCCCCGCCCTCCGCCCCCGCTAGGGGAGCCAGATGCGGGGCGGGGCCTCGCTACCACCCCTAGTTTTCCTTAGTGCAAAACTTTCTGCTATAACTGGTTGCTCCACATTGCCTCTCTGATCACAGCATGCCACAATCATCTCCCCCTTTTCATCTCTAATGATAATTCCTACCCCTATCTTCCTTGACTTAACATGTATTGCATCCTAATTAGCCTTTACACAATTCTGCCCCGGTGGTCTCCAATGTTGCTTCTCTCTACCTGCATTGTTAAGTCTCTCTAGCCTCTCTAAAGGTTGTTGAGCTAACTGATATTCATTCAAACTATCATTTGTTGATCTGATCACACTACTAGGGCTGAgaaacttcttttaaaaaatgaatatgttCCTTCTGATCGATAAGCTTCTCATGATTGTTGCTGTTTCTTCCGTTTTTGTCTTGTTTAGCTTTCTCGTTAACTCTTCCCATAACTTCAGTAAATCATTTTCTGCTATCCTCCATTTTTGAATTGGCTTCAAAGCCATGGCCCAAACATCATTTGTAGCAGGGCAATGCCACATTACATGCATCACAGACTTTTCTTCTTGTAAACAAATGGGGCATTTTGGTTCATctacaatctttttttaaacaGGTTTCTTCTTGTAGCTAACAGATTATTCCCTACCTTTCACAAGAATATTTTCACCTTTCCAGGTATATCTAAACCCAAAATATTCTTCCACTACTAACTGTCTCAAGCTCTCCTAATGTTTCCCCCTTCATTGCTTTTTTTCTTGCTTCCTCCAGAAAATAAGCACTCTTAACACTGAATAAGCCCCTCTTGGAAGGACCCCATACCATTTTATTCTCTATATTCCTTCTGCTTATAGGGATACTGCATATCTGATCTGCCTCTTCCTTCTTGAATACTGCTTTGATCAGACCCTCATTCCACTTCCTCTTTTCCTCATGTATGAGTTCTTTGACTTTTGCATCACCACTAAATTTTGAAATGGGAGATTGAATACAAAAGGATGAAGGAGATGACAATCACCTTTGAcaccatattttaattttattgccATTCTCCATCCTCCATCTAAGTCCCTCTTTTAACAGTCCAATAGATCTCCATACACTCCTCCAAATTAAAGAGGGTGCATTTCCCAACTTTGCCTCCAACAATGAAGAATTTTtgaagtacttttttttttcccctaaaaaAGCACTACATCTATGGAAAAAGGGTTCTAAATTATTCTCCATCCTTGCTTTGCCAATAAAGCCGAGTTAAAGCTTTCTAAATCTCTGAAACCCAAACCTCCCTTCTCTTTTGGGTGTCCCATCTTCTTCCAGCTCCTCCACTGTATATAGCTCTCTTTCTGTTGGTTTCCCCACTAAAATTTGAAGAGCATCACATTCAATTCGTTGCATAGTTTCTTAGGCAATTTGAACACACTCATAGTATAGGATGATACAGCTTGCAAGACAGCCTTaatcataatttccttccctgCTGCCGAGAGAAAATAATTCTTCCAATAGTTCATTTTTTGCCACACTCTTTCCTTTAAATACCTAAAagtgttatatttatatttgccTACCATGGTGGGACGCCCCATGTATTTCTCATAACTGCCTTTCATTAAGGCCCTCCATCCCTTAAAATCAGCTTTTTGTCTTCAATTTTGGTGTTTGTACTGAAAAAATAACAGTCTTATCCCTGTTCAAAAACTGTCCAGAGGTGTTTTCTTACTTTAACAATATCACTTGCAATTTCCTCCATTCTTCCACACAAGCTCTCCCAAACAACACACAGTCATCAATAAATAACAAGTGATTTATCCTTAAACCCCCTTTCACCACTGATACCCCTCTTGTTTCCCCCTTATGATCATAATTATTAAGCAATGAGCTTAAACTTTCTGCACacataataaaaaagtagaggGTAAAGGATCTCCATGTCTTAAGCCCCTTGAAGGATACACTTTTGCCCCTGGTTTACTATTTATCAAAACTGAGTATAATACAGAAGTAAAAACACTTCATAATCAAATTTGTCCATTCGTTACAAAAGCCTAACTTCTTCATAACAACTCCCACAAATGGCCATTCTATTCTATCATATGCCTTAGACATGTTAAGTTTAATAGCCATACTCCCCATTTTACCTTTCTTCCCCACCTTTATTGTATGCAAAACCTCATAAGAAACCATGATGTTATCCGTGATTATTCTCCTTAAGATGAAGACACTTTGGTAACTGGTTGgctaatataattatttctgTCAATACTCCTTTGAGCCTATTAATAATCTCTTTAGACACAATTTTGTAAATGACATTACATAGGCTAATAGGCTTATATTTAGTAACATCCATGGGGTTCTTTGTTTTAGGAATAAGGGCAACATAAGAATAGTTCACTGGTGAATAAAAAGAGCTACCATTCAAGAAGGCTAACACTGCAGAACGCACCTTATCTTCTACTGTGCTCTAGTGATTCTGATAAACATGCTCCAAACTCATTAGGACCTGATGACTTCAATGGGGTCATTTGCTTAGCTGCTGCCTCGATCTCCATTCTGTAGGCATTACAAGCCTCTCATTCA
This window contains:
- the LOC121241296 gene encoding putative pentatricopeptide repeat-containing protein At3g08820 encodes the protein MAIFANPTSVAFSKVLEIKKTLLQGFNSFKHLKHVHAHILRLGLDQDNYLLNMVLRRGLHLGETHYTRIVFDQAREPNIFLWNTMVRGLVSNDCFHDTIEYYCMMRREGFLPNCFTFPFVLKACARLLDFQLGVKIHTLVVKEGFDDDVYVKTSLLCSYASCGYMGHARKIFDDIPEKNVVCWTAIISGYIGVGQYGEAIDMFQMLLEMGLQPDSFTIVKVLSACTQLGDLRSGAWIDGYMAEIGMGRNVFVATSLVDMYAKCGDMEKARCVFDRMSEKDIVTWSTMIQNYALNGLPKEALDLFFQMRRENLKPDRYAMVGVLSACARLGALDLGDWASRLMDRNEFLTNPVLGTALIDMYAKCGSMVQGWEVFKGMKEKDRVVWNAIISGLSMNGHVKAAFGLFAQIEKTGIQPDGNTFIGLLCGCTHAGLVDEGRRYFNSMDLVFSVTPTIEHYGCMVDLLGRAGLLDEAHQLITSMPVEANAIVWGALLSGCRLHRNTKLAEHVLKKLIQLEPWNSGNYVLLSNIYSVSHRWDEAALLRSTMNEKGIQKIPGCSWIEVDGVVHEFLVGDKSHYLSEKIYAKLNELAMELKAAGYVPSTDFVLFDVEEEEKEHFLGCHSEKLAIAFGLISTSSKDVIRVVKNLRVCGDCHEAIKLISKFTGREIIVRDNNRFHSFVDGSCSCRDYW